One part of the Phragmites australis chromosome 3, lpPhrAust1.1, whole genome shotgun sequence genome encodes these proteins:
- the LOC133913797 gene encoding B2 protein-like isoform X2 encodes MDNLWHLGDELRGQPKVVEDRQWSLMTSKLAEITKFKGERVNDLDYARMNTVPDVKQWDKMSYHHDESRMDHLNLGLMNLDLKMNDLKMNEAAMKNPFHNMSCNMNPMYPKGSNGNVNAFNMNVGVNKYLNTPNGKEANGKNNGGNSNGSNSNSNSNGNSNSNSAIDKRFKTLPTSEMLPRNEVLGGYVFVCNNDTMQEDLKRQLFGLPARYRDSVRAITPGLPLFLYNYTTHQLHGAASFGGSNIDPTAWEDKKCKGESRFPAQVRIRIRKLCKPLEEDSFRPVLHHYDGPKFRLELSIAETLSLLDLCEKEGI; translated from the exons ATGGACAACCTGTGGCATCTTGGAGATGAGCTCCGTGGGCAACCAAAGGTGGTGGAGGACCGCCAGTGGTCTCTCATGACGTCGAAGCTGGCTGAGATTACCAAGTTCAAGGGCGAGAGGGTGAATGACCTTGACTATGCGCGGATGAACACTGTCCCTGATGTCAAGCAATGGGATAAGATGTCCTATCACCACGATGAGAGCAGGATGGACCATCTCAATCTTGGCCTCATGAATTTGGATCTTAAAATGAATGATCTGAAGATGAATGAGGCTGCCATGAAGAACCCATTCCACAACATGTCCTGTAACATGAATCCAATGTACCCCAAGGGAAGCAATGGCAATGTCAATGCGTTCAATATGAATGTTGGGGTGAACAAATATTTGAATACTCCAAATGGGAAGGAGGCAAATGGAAAAAACAATGGTGGTAACAGCAATGGAAGCAACAGCAACAGTAACAGCAATGGAAACAGCAACAGCAATTCTGCCATTGACAAGCGCTTCAAGACATTGCCAACAAGTGAGATGCTACCAAGGAATGAAGTTCTTGGGGGATACGTCTTTGTCTGCAACAATGATACCATGCAGGAGGATCTCAAAAGGCAGCTTTTTG GTTTACCAGCAAGATATCGTGATTCAGTCCGAGCAATTACTCCTGGTCTACCTCTTTTCCTCTACAACTACACGACTCATCAGCTTCATGGG GCTGCCAGTTTTGGTGGGTCTAATATCGATCCCACTGCATGGGAGGATAAGAAGTGTAAAGGTGAATCCAGATTCCCAGCACAG GTGAGGATCCGCATTAGAAAGCTTTGCAAGCCGTTGGAAGAGGATTCCTTTAGGCCAGTTTTGCACCATTATGATGGCCCAAAGTTTCGCCTTGAGCTCTCCATTGCAGAG ACCTTGTCGCTGCTAGACCTGTGCGAGAAGGAAGGCATTTGA
- the LOC133913797 gene encoding B2 protein-like isoform X1, with protein MDNLWHLGDELRGQPKVVEDRQWSLMTSKLAEITKFKGERVNDLDYARMNTVPDVKQWDKMSYHHDESRMDHLNLGLMNLDLKMNDLKMNEAAMKNPFHNMSCNMNPMYPKGSNGNVNAFNMNVGVNKYLNTPNGKEANGKNNGGNSNGSNSNSNSNGNSNSNSAIDKRFKTLPTSEMLPRNEVLGGYVFVCNNDTMQEDLKRQLFGLPARYRDSVRAITPGLPLFLYNYTTHQLHGVFEAASFGGSNIDPTAWEDKKCKGESRFPAQVRIRIRKLCKPLEEDSFRPVLHHYDGPKFRLELSIAETLSLLDLCEKEGI; from the exons ATGGACAACCTGTGGCATCTTGGAGATGAGCTCCGTGGGCAACCAAAGGTGGTGGAGGACCGCCAGTGGTCTCTCATGACGTCGAAGCTGGCTGAGATTACCAAGTTCAAGGGCGAGAGGGTGAATGACCTTGACTATGCGCGGATGAACACTGTCCCTGATGTCAAGCAATGGGATAAGATGTCCTATCACCACGATGAGAGCAGGATGGACCATCTCAATCTTGGCCTCATGAATTTGGATCTTAAAATGAATGATCTGAAGATGAATGAGGCTGCCATGAAGAACCCATTCCACAACATGTCCTGTAACATGAATCCAATGTACCCCAAGGGAAGCAATGGCAATGTCAATGCGTTCAATATGAATGTTGGGGTGAACAAATATTTGAATACTCCAAATGGGAAGGAGGCAAATGGAAAAAACAATGGTGGTAACAGCAATGGAAGCAACAGCAACAGTAACAGCAATGGAAACAGCAACAGCAATTCTGCCATTGACAAGCGCTTCAAGACATTGCCAACAAGTGAGATGCTACCAAGGAATGAAGTTCTTGGGGGATACGTCTTTGTCTGCAACAATGATACCATGCAGGAGGATCTCAAAAGGCAGCTTTTTG GTTTACCAGCAAGATATCGTGATTCAGTCCGAGCAATTACTCCTGGTCTACCTCTTTTCCTCTACAACTACACGACTCATCAGCTTCATGGGGTATTTGAG GCTGCCAGTTTTGGTGGGTCTAATATCGATCCCACTGCATGGGAGGATAAGAAGTGTAAAGGTGAATCCAGATTCCCAGCACAG GTGAGGATCCGCATTAGAAAGCTTTGCAAGCCGTTGGAAGAGGATTCCTTTAGGCCAGTTTTGCACCATTATGATGGCCCAAAGTTTCGCCTTGAGCTCTCCATTGCAGAG ACCTTGTCGCTGCTAGACCTGTGCGAGAAGGAAGGCATTTGA